In Halorubrum sp. PV6, a single window of DNA contains:
- a CDS encoding tetrahydrofolate dehydrogenase/cyclohydrolase catalytic domain-containing protein: protein MTETSGRDADDGTQIIDGEAVAADVRDDVAAHVDTLDAAGVTPGLATVLMSDDPASETYVSMKQRDCEEVGIESVHVEIDADAPAAELYDTIDDLNAREDVHGILVQLPVPDHVDKRQVLRRIAPEKDVDGFHPENVGRLVAGDARFKPCTPHGVQKLLAAYDVETEGADAVVVGRSDIVGKPMANLLIQKGPLGNATTTVCHSRTTDVEQKVAGADIVIAAVGIPEFIDGSMLKPGATVIDVGINRVDADTDKGYALVGDVEHESATAVAGAITPVPGGVGPMTRAMLLYNTVKAAGLQSDVSIDLD from the coding sequence ATGACCGAGACGAGCGGCCGGGACGCCGACGACGGCACGCAGATTATCGACGGCGAGGCGGTCGCCGCCGACGTTCGCGACGACGTGGCCGCACACGTCGACACGCTGGACGCGGCGGGCGTGACGCCGGGCCTCGCGACCGTACTGATGAGCGACGACCCCGCGAGCGAGACGTACGTCTCGATGAAACAGCGCGACTGCGAGGAGGTCGGCATCGAGAGCGTCCACGTCGAAATCGACGCCGACGCGCCGGCCGCGGAGCTGTACGACACCATCGACGACCTTAACGCCCGCGAGGACGTCCACGGCATCTTAGTCCAGCTCCCCGTCCCCGACCACGTCGACAAACGGCAGGTCCTCCGGCGGATCGCCCCCGAGAAGGACGTGGACGGCTTCCACCCGGAGAACGTCGGACGGCTCGTCGCCGGCGACGCCCGGTTTAAACCCTGCACCCCGCACGGCGTCCAGAAGCTGCTCGCGGCGTACGACGTGGAGACCGAGGGCGCCGACGCGGTCGTCGTCGGCCGGTCGGACATCGTGGGGAAGCCGATGGCGAACCTGCTGATCCAGAAGGGGCCGCTCGGCAACGCGACCACGACGGTCTGTCACTCGCGGACCACGGATGTCGAACAGAAGGTGGCGGGCGCGGACATCGTGATCGCTGCGGTCGGGATTCCGGAGTTCATCGACGGCTCGATGCTCAAACCGGGCGCGACCGTGATCGACGTGGGCATCAACCGGGTCGACGCGGACACCGACAAGGGGTACGCGCTGGTCGGCGACGTGGAACACGAGTCGGCGACGGCCGTCGCGGGCGCGATCACGCCCGTCCCCGGCGGCGTCGGGCCGATGACCCGCGCGATGTTGCTCTACAACACGGTGAAGGCGGCCGGACTGCAGTCGGACGTGTCGATCGACCTCGACTGA
- a CDS encoding Gfo/Idh/MocA family protein, which yields MTQPLKIGVLGYRFMGKAHANAMARLPMFFPDAPDIDRHTLVGRDEDALADAAERFGFSHTATDWEEALDAVDVFYNLGPNHVHAEPSIAALEAGVPVLCEKPLAPTLDEAAAMRDAAAAADVPAGTAFNYRFVPAIRYAKGLIEDGELGEIRQVRGRYLQDWLADPEAPWAWRMDAEMAGSGALGDLGAHTLDLADFLVGDAVGGVDRVSGHLQTFVDERPVYDDAGEVAEYRDVTVDDAYTAQVAYESGAMGSFEATRFAEGHKNDHTIEVHGSKGSLKFSLERLNELELLREGDRGYQTVLVTDETDPYVDHWWPPGHVIGWEHTFVHENYEFLSAVAEGGEFEPSFEQGYAVQRLLDAVERADERGEWVSVE from the coding sequence ATGACACAGCCACTCAAAATCGGCGTCCTGGGGTATCGCTTCATGGGCAAAGCGCACGCCAACGCGATGGCGCGGCTCCCGATGTTCTTCCCGGACGCGCCCGACATCGATCGCCACACGCTCGTCGGCCGCGACGAGGACGCGCTGGCGGACGCCGCCGAGCGGTTCGGGTTCTCGCACACCGCGACCGACTGGGAGGAAGCGCTCGACGCGGTGGACGTCTTCTACAACCTCGGGCCGAACCACGTCCACGCGGAGCCGTCCATCGCGGCCCTCGAAGCGGGGGTCCCGGTCCTCTGTGAGAAGCCGCTCGCGCCGACGCTCGACGAGGCCGCGGCCATGCGCGACGCCGCGGCCGCCGCCGACGTGCCGGCCGGCACCGCCTTTAATTATCGGTTCGTCCCCGCGATACGGTACGCGAAGGGGCTGATCGAGGACGGCGAACTCGGCGAGATCCGACAGGTCCGCGGTCGCTACCTCCAGGACTGGCTCGCAGACCCCGAGGCGCCGTGGGCGTGGCGGATGGACGCCGAGATGGCGGGCTCCGGCGCGCTCGGCGACCTGGGCGCACACACGCTCGACCTCGCCGACTTCCTCGTCGGCGACGCCGTGGGCGGGGTCGACCGCGTCTCCGGGCACCTCCAGACGTTCGTCGACGAGCGGCCGGTGTACGACGACGCCGGCGAGGTCGCCGAGTACCGAGACGTGACCGTCGACGACGCCTACACCGCGCAGGTCGCCTACGAGTCCGGCGCGATGGGGAGCTTCGAGGCGACCCGGTTCGCGGAGGGCCACAAGAACGACCACACGATCGAGGTCCACGGCTCGAAGGGGAGCCTGAAGTTCTCCTTAGAGCGGCTCAACGAACTCGAACTGCTCCGCGAGGGCGACCGCGGATACCAGACGGTTCTCGTCACCGACGAGACGGACCCGTACGTCGACCACTGGTGGCCGCCGGGCCACGTGATCGGGTGGGAGCACACGTTCGTCCACGAAAACTACGAGTTCCTGTCGGCGGTCGCCGAGGGCGGCGAGTTCGAACCGTCGTTCGAGCAGGGGTACGCGGTACAGCGGCTCCTCGACGCCGTCGAGCGCGCCGACGAGCGCGGGGAGTGGGTCTCCGTGGAGTAG
- a CDS encoding HAD family hydrolase, translating to MYDAVVLDNDGVLIGRTPFDTLREAAWDAFVSLGVEDPDLAHVDDIAVGVDPATLTDICERYGLDPVEFWRVRDETASVAQVEAARSGQKTPYEDVDALRHLDASLGVVSSNQQATVDALLDHFGLAGRFEVAYGREPSVASLSRKKPSPYYIERALEALDADTAIFVGDNESDVLAADNAGIDSAFVRRPHRRSTELSCQPTYEIDDLHDLVSICGRAPVDPETGL from the coding sequence GTGTACGACGCCGTCGTCCTCGACAACGACGGGGTTCTCATCGGCCGAACCCCGTTCGACACCCTCAGGGAAGCCGCCTGGGACGCCTTCGTGAGCCTCGGCGTCGAGGATCCGGATCTGGCTCACGTCGACGACATCGCCGTCGGCGTCGACCCCGCCACGCTGACCGACATCTGCGAGCGCTACGGGCTCGACCCCGTCGAGTTCTGGCGGGTCCGTGACGAGACCGCCTCGGTCGCACAGGTGGAGGCGGCGCGGAGCGGGCAGAAGACGCCGTACGAAGACGTCGACGCGCTCCGCCACCTCGACGCCTCGCTCGGGGTCGTCTCCTCGAACCAACAGGCGACCGTCGACGCGCTCCTCGACCACTTCGGTCTCGCCGGGCGGTTCGAGGTCGCCTACGGCCGCGAGCCGTCCGTCGCCAGCCTCTCGCGCAAGAAGCCGTCGCCGTACTACATCGAGCGCGCGCTCGAAGCGCTCGACGCCGACACCGCCATCTTCGTCGGCGACAACGAGTCCGACGTTCTCGCGGCCGACAACGCCGGGATCGACTCGGCGTTCGTCCGGCGACCCCACCGCCGCTCGACCGAGCTCTCCTGTCAGCCGACCTACGAGATCGACGACCTCCACGACCTCGTGAGCATCTGCGGCCGGGCGCCCGTCGATCCCGAGACGGGCCTCTGA
- a CDS encoding PspA/IM30 family protein — protein MGILSRASYVIRSKVNALLNRAEDPTESLDYSYEQMRDELQDVKQGIADLTTQKKRLEIQKRKLDENVEKHNRQAREAVQQDRDDLARKALEKKKSKMAQIEELEGQIADLSDTQEQLVEKKNRLQNRIEEFRTKKETMKARYEAAEASSRVSEAMTGVGDEMEDVSRSIERAEERTEEMEARAEAMDELEDSGAFEDALSDKDSIDRELESLSTDSEVNAELETLKGELGKSDPADEAPEGSSDEEIDDELADIESQIDADDLEAELDSDPAEEVDVELAESESDANEQRN, from the coding sequence ATGGGAATTCTCTCTCGCGCCTCCTACGTCATCCGCTCGAAGGTGAACGCCCTCCTCAACCGCGCGGAGGACCCGACGGAGTCGCTCGACTACTCGTACGAACAGATGCGCGACGAGTTACAGGACGTCAAGCAGGGAATCGCCGACCTGACGACACAGAAGAAGCGCTTAGAGATCCAGAAACGAAAGCTCGATGAGAACGTCGAGAAGCACAACCGGCAGGCCCGCGAGGCGGTCCAGCAGGACCGCGACGACCTCGCGCGCAAGGCGCTCGAAAAGAAGAAGTCGAAGATGGCCCAGATAGAGGAGCTGGAGGGCCAGATCGCCGATCTGAGCGACACGCAGGAGCAGCTCGTCGAGAAGAAAAACCGGCTCCAGAACCGCATCGAGGAGTTCCGCACCAAAAAGGAGACGATGAAGGCCCGGTACGAGGCCGCCGAGGCCTCCTCGCGCGTCTCCGAGGCCATGACGGGCGTCGGCGACGAGATGGAGGACGTGAGCCGCTCCATCGAGCGCGCCGAAGAGCGAACCGAAGAGATGGAGGCGCGCGCAGAGGCGATGGACGAACTCGAAGACTCCGGCGCCTTCGAGGACGCGCTCTCGGACAAGGACAGCATCGACCGCGAACTCGAAAGCCTCTCGACGGACAGCGAGGTCAACGCCGAACTGGAGACGCTGAAAGGCGAACTCGGCAAGAGCGACCCCGCAGACGAGGCTCCCGAGGGAAGCAGCGACGAGGAGATAGACGACGAGTTGGCCGACATCGAATCGCAGATCGACGCCGACGACCTCGAAGCCGAACTCGACAGCGACCCCGCAGAGGAGGTCGACGTCGAGCTGGCCGAGTCGGAGTCCGACGCCAACGAGCAGCGGAACTGA
- a CDS encoding DUF1611 domain-containing protein: MTDERIVILAHEKFPDRAKTALGVMRYGDQDVRAVLDRDTAGDSVSDHVPDVADAPVVASFDDALAAADADVDALYIGISPIGGEFDESWRDDVEAAIEAGCDVVSGLHYFLNEDAELAALADEHGVDLVDVREPADDLTVASGASRDVAADVVLTVGTDCSVGKMTASLEIVAAARERGIDAAFVPTGQTGIMIAGWGNPIDRVVSDFTAGAVEEMLVELGDDHDLLVVEGQGSIVHPAYSAVTCGILHGAMPDGLVLCHAAGREAVHGYESFSLPPLADYVDLYEGLAAPVNEASVVAGALNTKDVDDDATAADAVDDFAADLGAPAADPVRDGADRIVDGIVDAGLGAE; encoded by the coding sequence ATGACCGACGAACGGATCGTCATCCTTGCTCACGAGAAGTTCCCGGACCGCGCGAAGACCGCCCTCGGCGTGATGCGCTACGGCGACCAAGACGTCCGGGCCGTCCTCGACCGCGACACCGCCGGCGACAGCGTCAGCGACCACGTCCCCGACGTGGCGGACGCCCCGGTCGTCGCCTCCTTCGACGACGCGCTCGCGGCCGCCGACGCCGACGTGGACGCCTTATATATCGGCATCTCGCCGATCGGCGGCGAGTTCGACGAGTCGTGGCGGGACGACGTCGAGGCGGCGATCGAGGCCGGCTGTGACGTGGTGAGCGGGCTCCACTACTTCTTAAACGAAGACGCGGAACTCGCGGCGCTGGCCGACGAGCACGGCGTCGACCTCGTCGACGTCCGCGAGCCGGCCGACGATCTGACGGTCGCGAGCGGCGCCTCCCGCGACGTGGCCGCCGACGTGGTGTTGACCGTCGGGACCGACTGCTCGGTCGGGAAGATGACGGCCTCGCTCGAAATCGTCGCCGCCGCCCGCGAGCGCGGCATCGACGCCGCGTTCGTCCCGACCGGCCAGACCGGGATCATGATCGCCGGGTGGGGGAACCCGATCGACCGCGTCGTCTCCGACTTCACCGCGGGCGCGGTCGAGGAGATGCTCGTCGAACTCGGCGACGACCACGACCTCCTCGTCGTCGAGGGGCAGGGCAGCATCGTCCACCCCGCGTACTCGGCGGTCACCTGCGGGATCCTCCACGGCGCGATGCCGGACGGTCTCGTCCTCTGTCACGCGGCTGGTCGCGAGGCGGTCCACGGCTACGAGTCCTTCTCGCTGCCGCCGCTCGCCGACTACGTCGACCTCTACGAGGGACTCGCGGCGCCGGTAAACGAGGCGAGCGTCGTCGCCGGCGCGCTCAACACCAAGGACGTCGACGACGACGCGACGGCCGCGGACGCGGTCGACGACTTCGCCGCGGACCTCGGCGCGCCGGCCGCCGACCCGGTCCGTGACGGCGCCGACCGGATCGTGGACGGAATCGTCGACGCGGGGCTCGGCGCCGAATGA
- a CDS encoding CBS domain-containing protein, giving the protein MNIVDIAVPEYVEVDVSERLAKVRSIFERENPKGIIVVEDGEYAGVVGEKQLMRSRMEDDTKVSAVMKSAPSVDRHEDIRETARLLVEGDVKIAPVYEGEKLYGIITVDQILEAVLDSLDAITVGQVATDDVIGINEKDSVGSAINRLRENGISRLPVLDESGQLVGVVTTNDIVEFVVRDHERQGSGDRAGDIDRMLDIPVYDIMSSPVVTATAEETAEAVVGRMFDNDVSGLVVTPDDADIVAGMVTKTDVLRALTFTEQDSMDVQITNVELLDTTSREHVVESIEQVADKYADMHVIHAHVRLHAHKEKLRGTPLIQCQIRLRTNEGQVAGSGEGYGAEHAFHVALDKLERNVLEIKGVNADEEYRGQLLHKLGEL; this is encoded by the coding sequence ATGAATATTGTTGATATCGCGGTGCCGGAGTACGTCGAGGTCGACGTCAGCGAACGACTCGCCAAGGTCCGGTCTATCTTCGAGCGCGAGAACCCCAAAGGGATCATCGTCGTCGAGGACGGCGAATACGCCGGCGTCGTCGGCGAGAAACAGCTGATGCGCTCTCGAATGGAGGACGACACCAAGGTGTCGGCCGTCATGAAGTCGGCCCCGTCGGTCGACCGTCACGAGGACATCCGTGAGACCGCTCGGCTCCTCGTCGAGGGCGACGTGAAGATCGCCCCGGTGTACGAAGGCGAGAAGCTCTACGGAATCATCACCGTCGATCAGATCCTCGAGGCCGTCCTCGACAGCCTCGACGCGATCACCGTCGGTCAGGTCGCGACCGACGACGTGATCGGGATCAACGAGAAAGACAGCGTCGGCAGCGCGATCAACCGCCTCCGCGAGAACGGCATCTCGCGGCTGCCCGTCCTCGACGAGTCGGGCCAGCTCGTCGGCGTCGTGACCACCAACGACATCGTCGAGTTCGTCGTCCGCGACCACGAGCGACAGGGCAGCGGCGACCGCGCGGGCGACATCGACCGGATGCTCGACATCCCGGTGTACGACATCATGTCGAGCCCGGTGGTCACCGCGACCGCAGAGGAGACCGCGGAAGCCGTCGTCGGCCGGATGTTCGACAACGACGTCTCCGGGCTGGTCGTCACCCCCGACGACGCCGACATCGTCGCCGGCATGGTGACCAAGACGGACGTGCTGCGCGCGCTCACGTTCACCGAGCAGGACTCGATGGACGTCCAGATCACGAACGTCGAGCTGCTGGACACGACCTCTCGTGAACACGTGGTCGAGTCCATCGAGCAGGTGGCAGACAAGTACGCGGACATGCACGTCATCCACGCGCACGTCCGACTCCACGCGCACAAAGAGAAGCTCCGCGGCACGCCCCTGATCCAGTGTCAGATCCGCCTCCGGACCAACGAGGGGCAGGTCGCGGGCTCCGGCGAGGGGTACGGCGCCGAGCACGCCTTCCACGTCGCGCTCGACAAACTGGAGCGCAACGTCCTCGAAATCAAGGGCGTCAACGCCGACGAGGAGTACCGCGGACAGCTCCTGCACAAACTCGGCGAGCTCTAA
- a CDS encoding aldo/keto reductase, with product MDLPPVGLGTMGIDDPDTIATALSVGYRHLDTARIYGNEAVVGDGLAASDASRDSVTVATKLWVDDLDAADVGPTARESADLLGVDALDLLYVHRPRGPYDPATTLPALDRLVDEGTVGRVGVSNFEIDDLDRALGTLDAPLAAHQTELHPLFYRPELLDHAREHGYAVVAYSPLAGGRVREIDAVTEIAATRDATPEAVAIAWATAKDPVVTIPKASSERHLRANLAAAEIDLTPEEVAAIDAVDREVELFPE from the coding sequence ATGGATCTCCCGCCCGTCGGGCTCGGCACCATGGGAATCGACGACCCCGACACGATCGCGACGGCGCTGTCCGTCGGCTACCGACACCTCGACACCGCCCGGATCTACGGGAACGAAGCCGTCGTCGGCGACGGGCTCGCCGCGAGCGACGCGTCCCGCGACAGCGTGACCGTCGCCACGAAGCTGTGGGTCGACGACCTCGACGCGGCGGACGTGGGCCCGACCGCCCGCGAGAGCGCCGACCTCCTCGGGGTCGACGCGCTCGACCTCCTCTACGTCCATCGCCCGCGCGGACCGTACGACCCGGCGACGACCCTCCCGGCGCTCGACCGGCTCGTCGACGAGGGGACCGTCGGACGGGTCGGCGTCTCCAACTTCGAGATCGACGACCTCGATCGCGCGCTGGGCACGCTGGACGCGCCCCTCGCCGCCCACCAGACCGAGCTGCACCCCCTCTTTTACCGGCCCGAGCTGCTCGACCACGCCCGCGAACACGGGTACGCCGTCGTCGCCTACTCGCCGCTTGCGGGCGGACGCGTCCGGGAGATAGACGCCGTAACCGAGATCGCGGCGACGCGCGACGCGACGCCCGAGGCGGTCGCGATCGCGTGGGCGACCGCGAAAGACCCCGTGGTGACGATCCCGAAGGCGTCGAGCGAGCGGCACCTCCGCGCCAACCTCGCGGCCGCCGAGATCGACTTGACGCCCGAGGAGGTCGCCGCGATCGACGCGGTCGACCGCGAAGTCGAACTGTTCCCGGAGTGA
- a CDS encoding YIP1 family protein, with amino-acid sequence MTSWIEDPNGGRARGPRGLGRAWVEALIRPRRFFVNGVAPGDQAPALTFAIAVAAAYILGWIAADPAVVPGVVVSETVSAAILFLLVVVLAAPVGLHLTAAVATLSVILASVELRDGLSLRDRGGVSETVQVVAYASSPFALAGPPIPALRIACGAYAAVLLLIGFRTVHGTTAFRTLVAGVPPILIGYGVGYRVVAAIRTLFA; translated from the coding sequence GTGACATCGTGGATCGAGGACCCGAACGGAGGGCGCGCACGCGGACCGCGCGGGCTCGGTCGAGCGTGGGTGGAGGCGTTGATCCGACCGCGGCGCTTCTTCGTGAACGGCGTCGCACCGGGCGATCAGGCGCCGGCGCTGACGTTCGCGATCGCGGTCGCCGCCGCGTACATACTCGGCTGGATCGCAGCGGACCCGGCGGTCGTCCCCGGTGTGGTCGTCTCGGAGACCGTCTCCGCGGCGATACTGTTCCTCCTCGTGGTGGTGTTGGCCGCGCCGGTCGGGCTCCACCTGACCGCGGCGGTCGCGACGCTCTCCGTGATCCTCGCGAGCGTCGAGCTACGGGACGGGCTCTCCCTCCGCGACCGGGGCGGCGTGAGCGAGACGGTGCAGGTGGTCGCGTACGCGAGTTCGCCGTTCGCGCTGGCCGGCCCGCCGATACCCGCGCTGCGCATCGCCTGCGGGGCCTACGCGGCGGTCCTGCTTCTGATCGGCTTCCGGACCGTCCACGGGACGACCGCGTTTCGGACGCTCGTCGCGGGCGTCCCGCCGATCCTCATCGGCTACGGCGTCGGCTATCGCGTCGTCGCCGCGATCCGGACGCTCTTTGCGTGA
- a CDS encoding type IV pilin, with protein MTALRSDERGFAPIAGSGMLVSIVVVLLALIGAAVVGMIDGVAPPDAEFQVENDGTELVVVAAGPDPVAAEELYVRGEDPNEEVQFGAWPGDGVVRPGDRVAIPNATGNENIEIVWEPVAFDTYEKLGSYTGEGSAIEANPERDPLGATGV; from the coding sequence ATGACTGCGCTCAGGAGCGACGAACGCGGGTTCGCCCCGATCGCCGGATCGGGGATGCTCGTCAGCATCGTCGTCGTGCTCCTCGCGCTCATCGGCGCCGCGGTCGTCGGGATGATCGACGGCGTCGCGCCGCCGGACGCGGAGTTCCAAGTCGAAAACGACGGCACCGAACTCGTCGTCGTGGCCGCCGGCCCGGACCCCGTCGCGGCCGAGGAGCTGTACGTCCGCGGCGAAGACCCCAACGAGGAGGTTCAGTTCGGCGCGTGGCCCGGCGACGGGGTGGTTCGGCCGGGCGACCGGGTGGCGATCCCCAACGCGACGGGGAACGAGAACATCGAGATCGTCTGGGAGCCGGTCGCGTTCGACACCTACGAGAAACTCGGCTCCTACACCGGCGAGGGGTCGGCCATCGAAGCCAACCCCGAACGCGACCCGCTCGGCGCGACCGGGGTCTGA
- a CDS encoding dipeptide epimerase produces MTLETEFERVSIPLADPFTIARGTQTDAENVIVRIADEAGMTGVGGAAPSAHYGETADTVEAVLPALLDAVERVGDPHAIAEIERELAGVVADNPAARAAVSIAVHDLASKRLGVPLHRLWGLDPAAAPATSFTIGLDETDRVREKTAAAVEAGYPILKIKLGTDRDRELIEAVREAAPDARVRVDANEAWTPREAVAKSEWLADREVEFIEQPVAASNPEGLKFVYERSALPIAADESCVTLSDVPAVADRCDIANLKLMKTGGLREARRMIAAARAHGLEVMCGCMIESNASIAAAAQLAPLLDYADLDGSLLLDGDPYEGVEMDGGEIRLGEQGRAGTGARLGSE; encoded by the coding sequence ATGACGCTCGAAACCGAGTTCGAACGCGTCTCGATCCCCCTCGCCGACCCGTTCACGATCGCTCGGGGGACCCAGACCGACGCCGAGAACGTGATCGTCCGGATCGCAGACGAGGCCGGGATGACGGGCGTCGGCGGCGCGGCCCCCTCGGCCCACTACGGCGAGACCGCGGACACGGTCGAAGCCGTCCTCCCGGCCCTGCTCGACGCGGTCGAGCGCGTCGGCGACCCCCACGCTATCGCCGAGATCGAGCGCGAACTGGCGGGGGTCGTGGCCGACAACCCGGCCGCCCGCGCCGCCGTGTCGATCGCCGTTCACGACCTCGCGTCGAAGCGGCTCGGCGTCCCGCTACACCGGCTCTGGGGGCTCGACCCCGCGGCCGCGCCCGCGACCTCGTTCACGATCGGACTCGACGAGACGGACCGAGTCCGCGAGAAGACCGCGGCGGCGGTCGAGGCGGGCTACCCGATCCTCAAGATCAAACTGGGAACCGACCGGGACCGCGAGCTGATCGAGGCGGTCCGGGAGGCCGCGCCCGACGCCCGCGTTCGGGTCGACGCCAACGAGGCGTGGACGCCCCGCGAGGCGGTCGCGAAGAGCGAGTGGCTCGCCGACCGCGAGGTGGAGTTCATCGAGCAGCCGGTGGCCGCGTCGAACCCCGAGGGGCTCAAGTTCGTCTACGAGCGCTCCGCGCTCCCGATCGCCGCCGACGAGTCCTGCGTGACGCTGTCCGACGTTCCGGCGGTCGCCGACCGCTGTGACATCGCGAACCTCAAGCTGATGAAGACCGGCGGACTGCGGGAGGCCCGCCGGATGATCGCCGCCGCGCGCGCTCACGGGTTGGAGGTGATGTGCGGCTGTATGATCGAGTCGAACGCGTCGATCGCCGCGGCCGCACAGCTCGCGCCCCTGCTCGATTACGCCGACCTCGACGGGTCGCTCCTGCTCGACGGCGACCCCTACGAGGGAGTCGAGATGGACGGCGGCGAGATCCGACTCGGCGAGCAGGGACGCGCGGGGACCGGCGCGCGGCTCGGCTCGGAGTAG
- a CDS encoding sugar phosphate isomerase/epimerase, producing MDIGVLTVPLGAESLDDVAAYLDSIGVDAVELGVGGWPGEDHVDREAHLADESARDALLDSLDEHDLRISALATHNNPLHPDEERAAAADRELREAIELADLLGVDTVTCFSGLPAGAPGDSTPNWITAPWPSEHADAHEYQWDEVAIPYWQELAKHADHHGVDVAIEMHPNMLVYEPTGMLALREATNERIGANFDPSHLYWQGIDVTEAIRFLGDHDAIHHFHAKDTKVYDAKARVKGVLDTTSYTDEPERSWLFRSIGYGHDEGHWKDVVSTLRMVGYEGALSIEHEDSLTSSREGLEKAVDVLDRAVFETKPGDAYWAE from the coding sequence ATGGATATCGGTGTGTTAACGGTTCCGCTGGGTGCCGAATCACTCGACGACGTGGCCGCGTATCTCGACTCCATCGGCGTCGACGCGGTGGAACTCGGCGTCGGCGGCTGGCCGGGCGAAGACCACGTCGACCGCGAGGCGCACCTCGCCGACGAGTCCGCCCGAGACGCGCTGCTCGACTCACTCGACGAACACGACCTCCGCATCTCCGCGCTGGCGACCCACAACAACCCGCTCCACCCGGACGAGGAGCGCGCCGCGGCGGCCGACCGCGAGCTCCGCGAGGCGATCGAACTGGCCGACCTGCTCGGCGTCGACACCGTCACCTGCTTCTCCGGGCTCCCCGCCGGCGCGCCCGGGGACTCGACGCCAAACTGGATCACGGCGCCGTGGCCGAGCGAACACGCCGACGCCCACGAGTACCAGTGGGACGAGGTCGCGATCCCGTACTGGCAGGAGTTGGCGAAACACGCCGACCACCACGGCGTCGACGTCGCCATCGAGATGCACCCGAACATGCTCGTCTACGAGCCGACGGGGATGCTCGCGCTGCGGGAGGCGACGAACGAGCGGATCGGCGCCAACTTCGACCCGTCGCACCTCTACTGGCAGGGCATCGACGTGACCGAGGCGATCCGCTTCTTGGGCGACCACGACGCGATCCACCACTTCCACGCGAAGGACACGAAGGTGTACGACGCGAAGGCCCGCGTGAAAGGCGTCCTCGACACGACGAGTTACACCGACGAGCCGGAGCGCTCGTGGCTGTTCCGCTCTATCGGCTACGGCCACGACGAGGGCCACTGGAAGGACGTCGTCTCGACGCTCCGGATGGTCGGCTACGAGGGCGCACTCTCCATCGAACACGAGGACTCGCTGACTTCCTCGCGTGAGGGGTTAGAGAAGGCGGTCGACGTGCTCGACCGAGCGGTCTTCGAGACGAAGCCGGGCGACGCCTACTGGGCGGAGTGA